The genomic DNA GTGGACGTGACGGAGACCTACACGTTCACTGCAAAGCTCGACGTGTCGACGTCGAACGTGACCGTCACCCCCGTCGCCGTCGAATAGCGCGCTACTTCACCGCGGGCAGCGAACCGGTGGCGGGGTTGTCATCCCGGATGACGAACCGCCCGCGCAGCACCAAGTACAGCGCCCACGCCCCGGCGAGGAGGGCAACGCCAGAGCCGAGCCCCACGGCCCAGCGCGCGCCGAGCGTGTCCCCGATGAAGCCAATCAGCGGCGCCCCAATCGGCGTCCCGCCTTGGACGACCGCCATGTAGACCGCCAGCACGCGGCCCCGATACTGCGGTGCCACGGACAGCTGAATGGACGTGTTGCAGCCGTTGAGGAACGTCACCGCCCCGAGGCCGACGGGCACCAGCGTGAGCGCATACCACCAGAAGGACGGCATGAGCGCACCGGCGACGCCAGCCACCCCGAACACGACGGCGCCGCCGACGAGGTAACGGAGCCGGAACCGGCCACGGCGGGCCGCCCAGAGCGCCGCGCCGAGCGTGCCGACGGCGGTGATGGAGCCGAGGACTCCGTACTCGGTGGGACCGCGGCCGAACACGCTGGTGGCCATCATGGCGTTCGTGATCTGGAAATTGAATCCAAACGTGCCCACAAGGAACGCCATCGTCAGGATCACGATCAAGTCCGGACGGCCGGCGATGTAGGCGAGGCCTTCGCGGATCTGGCGCTTGCCGCGCGGGGTTGGCTCCGCCCGGTACAGCGCGGCAACATTCATGCGGGAGATGCCGAAGAGCACGGCCGCGAAGCTCGCGGCGTTGAGGAGAAAGGCCGGGCCGGTGCCCACCCACGCGATGATGAGGCCGGCGACGCCCGGGCCAGCCAGGCGGGCGAGGTTGAAGGAGGCGCTGTTCAGGGCGACGGCGTTGGGAATGTCCTTTTTGGCGACGACCTCGGAGACGAACGCCTGCCGCGCCGGGGCATCAAACGCGCTGCCGACGCCGAGCGCCAGCGCGATGACGTACACGTGCCACAGTTCGGCCGTCTCGGTGACCACGAGCAGGCCCAAGATCAGCGCGGTGAGGCCCATGGCCGTCTGCGTGATCATGAGCAACCGGCGCTTGTCATACCGGTCCGCGATGAGCCCGGCCCATGCGCCGATGAAGAGGATCGGGAGGAACTGCAGGCCCGTGGTGATACCCACGGCGGTGCCGTTCTGATCCGTGAGGACGGTGAGTACCAGCCAGTCCTGGGCGACGCGCTGCATCCACGTGCCGATGTTGGATACCAGCGCCCCGGCCACCCACAAGCGATAGTTCGGGCTTTTCAGTGCGCTGAACATCGTGGGCACGTCGGCTGGCACGCTCCTTGCGAGATGAAGGCGGGGTAAACGAGAACCACCCTAGTAGTTACTGAGAGCAACTACTAGGGTGGCCGTCACACTCGGCTGACCGAGGGCGCGATTAGTCGAGCCCGCGGAGGTCCAGCGTCAGGCCCGTGTCACCGTCCTCGTCGAGGACCACAGGGATGCCCCAGTCTTGCTGGTACAGGTGGCACGCGGCGTGATCCGGGATATCACCGCCGGGCTCGCCGTCGCACGCCGCCGCGCGGGCGGTGATGTGCAGGACGCCGCCGTCGAGCTCCGGGTTGAGCGTCAGCGTGCGGGTCAGGCCCGTGGTGGTGCCGCCACCGTCGAGCACCAGGTTCTCCGGAGAGGAGGAAATCTTCAGCTGGGTCGGGTCGCCCCAGCGGTCGTCCAGCTTCTGGCCCTTGGGGGCGGAGAACCGCACCACGACTTCGTGTGCGCCGGCGGCGACGGGCGTGGCGGCGCGCTGCGTCTGCGCGGCGCCTTCATCCACGATGAGCGCTTCCTTCGGCAGCGGCAGGCGCACCAGCTGATGCTGGTTGGTTTCAACGACCAGCAGGACCGGGCCCCCGTCCACCGAGGTATCCAGCAGGACGTCGCTCGGCTCGGCCAGCCCGCGGCCCAGCGTGGAGACCGTCCGCGTCACCGGGTCGTAGCGGCGCACGGCCCCGTTGTAGGTGTCGGCGATGGCGACGGACCCGTCCGGCAGCACGGCCACGCCGAGCGGGTGCTGCAAGCGCGCCTGCCCCGCCTCGCCATCGCGGAACCCAAAGTCGAACAGCCCCTCGCCAACGCCGGTTTCCACGGCGGCGACGGCGCCGTCGTCGTTCAGGCGGAGCACGCGCAGCGCGGAGGTTTCCGAGTCGGCCACCCAGACATCTCCCGCTGCGTCGAGCGCGAAGCCGGAGGACTGGGCGAACCATGCGGCGTCGGGCCCACCGTCCTGCAGGCCCTCGGTGCCGGTGCCGGCGAACACGGCGACCGCCCCGCTGACGGGATCAAAGCTAAAGATCTGGTGCGTGCCGGCCATCGCGATGATCACGGCACCGGCCTTGTCAGACCAGACGACGTCCCAGGGCGAGGACAGCGACGTGTTCAGCGGATCCGCACCCAAGTCCGAGACCCAGGCTCCGGACTCATTGGCGCGGGCGGAGGCGACGTCGAGCAGGCGCTGGACGCCATTGCCGGCGATCGTGGTGACGGCGCCGGTGCCTAGGTGCACCCCGCGGAGGCGGTGGTTCACCGTATCCGCCACGACGACGTCGTACCCCACCTGCTCCGCCACAGCGGCGGGCAGCACCGTGAGGCCCTGAGGTTCGTTGAAGCGCGCAGCGTCCGGGCCGCCATCGGCGTGGCCCTTGACGCCCTCCCCGATAGTGCGCACCACGGTCGTGGCGTCGGCGGCAAGCTCGACGAGGCGGTGGTGGCCGGAGTCTCCGACGAGGAAATGGCCGTTCTCCAGCGCGATCGCCTTGCCGGGGAAGCGCAGGTCCCCGTCGCGCGCAGGCGGGGCCACGTAGGGGCCATCGCCGCGGTGCAGGGTGCCCTTGGCCTCGTGCTCGGCGACGAGCTCCTCTACGAGGACCTCGAGGCCGTTGGCGTGGCCCTCACCGGTCAGGTGGGCGGCGATGTAGCCTTCAGGGTCAACGACGACGAGGGTCGGCCACGCGCGCGCCGTGTACGCCTGCCACGTCGTCAGTTCGGGGTCGTCGAGGACGGGGTGGTGGATCTCGTAGCGCTCGACGGCGGCGGCGAGCGCGTCCGGATCCGCCTCGTGCTCAAACTTTGGCGAGTGCACGCCCACGATGACGAGCTCTTCCGCGAACTTCTCCTCGAGCGGCCGCAGCTCATCGAGGACGTGGAGGCAGTTGATGCAGCAAAACGTCCAGAAATCGAGGACGACGATCTTGCCGCGCAGGTCCTCGAGGGTGATGTTTTCCCCACCCGTGTTCAGCCACCCGCGGCCGATGAGCTCTGAGGCGCGGACGCGGTAGCTCGCGCGGACGGATTCGGCGCTGGCGGCGGAGGTGTGGGTCTGGGTCACCGTGGGACTCCTCGTTGTCGGCTGACGTTGATTTCGGGACAACTCATTATCGCCCGCCATGATTCCCGCTCGGGCCTCGATGACGGCGTGAGACTGCTAACGTCGCCGGCGGCCCAACGTGCGCTAGCCCTCCTGCTGCGCTTCCAGTTCGAGGACCGTGACCTCCAAGACAGACTCGGCCATCTGCCGGAACTCGGTGTCCTGAATATTCTCGGGGCCGATGAAGGACACCATGGCCACGTAGTCCCCCGCCTCGCGGATCAGCACGAGCGACTGCTGCTTCAAGTCCTCGTCATTCGGGAATCGGGACCAAAAGAGCGCCGAATCGACGTCGTAGCCCGTCTCCACGGTGCGGAAGGTCAAGGGGCCGTTGGCCGGCGTGACCGCACCGTCTTCGCCGGGCTTGGTCACGTTCAGCGTCACGGAGGAGCACTCGGTGAGCAACCGCTGCACCACCTCATAGTGGGATTGAAGCTGCCCCGGGTCGTCATTCTTCGCCACCTCCACGGTGCCGATCGCGCTGACACCCTCGGCGGTGAATTGACTCAGCGCGGCGTCCTCAACCGAGCCGGCGAGGAGCGTCGGCGACCAGTTCAGCTGCGTCAGCGGGTCCTGACAGGCCGACGGCGCCACGACCACGTCTTCCAGCGCGTCCGCCGGATCCTCGCGGAGCGCCGTCAGGTCCTCGCTGCGGGCGTCGGAGGACAGGTCAAACCCGAGTCCGCTAGCCTGCAGCACGCCGGCCGTCACGGCCACGCGCGGGATGGTGACCTCCGCCTCGGATTCGGCCGACGCTTCGCCTGAGCCTCCGGGCGACGCCGTGGCCGCCGAATGCACGGCGTCGTCGGGAACATCGCTGCCGGACGGCCCGCCGCAGGCAGACGCTGCCAACAGCGCGACGGCGGCCGCGGAAGCCCAGCCGGCGCGGGTAGCCCGGCGCGTGCCGCTCGAGCGGCCGGGTCCTGGTGCGCGGAGATTAACGGCCACGGATTCCTCGTTCCTGGTCCTGCTGGTTGAGCTGCTGAATCATCTGGTTGTAGGCGGCGAGCTCGGCGTCGTCGTCCCGGTCCGCCTTGCGATCTTGACGCTTGGCCTCACGCTCCGAGGACCTAGACCAGGAGAACATGACCCCGAGAGCCAGCAGCAGTGTGGGCACCTCGCCGATGCCCCACATGGCCCCGGCGCCGAATTTCTGGTCCTCCATCGGGGTGGCGCCCCAGTCGCGGCCCATGTTGCCGAACCAAGAGCCCTGAATGAGCGACTCGCTGCTCATGAGGGAGACGCCGTAGAACGCGTGGAAGCTGATGGTCACCAACAGGATGACGAGGCGCAGCGGGTAGGTCGCCCGCCGTGGCAGGGGGTCGATGCCGATCATGTTCAGCGCAAAGATGTAGCCGGTGAGCAGGAAGTGGAAGTTCATCAGCTCGTGGCCCACGTGCTCTGACAAGGCGAAGCGGAAGAAGTCCGTGTTGTAGAAGACGATGATGGACCCCGCGAAGTTCACCGCCGCGAAGATGGGATGCGTGACCACCTTGGAGAATCGGGAGTGAACTATCGTGAGGATCCACTCGCGCGGCCCGCGGGTGCCATCCGTCCGGGACGGCAGCGCGCGCAGGGCCAGGGTGACGGGCCCGCCGAGGACGAGGAAGTACGGGGCGATCATGGTCAAGGCCATGTGAGCGATCATGTGGGAGGAGAACAGCACCATCCCGTACACGGCCAGCGCGCCGGAGGTGATGTAAAAGACTGCGGCGAGGCCCACGAGCCAGCTCACCAGCCGCATGACTGGCCAGTGATCGCCGCGGCGCCGGACCTGAAGGAACCACCGGATATAGAACACGGCGAGCGCGATGACGATGGCTACCCACAACCAGTCGATCCGCCACTGGGTCCACCACGACTCGGCCGTGAGCTCCGGAGGCAGCTCATACCCGGTGAGGTACCGCGCCGGCGTCGGGTTCTCCGGTTCCAGCTGCGGCACCGGAGGCGCCGTGCGCGCCAGCACGGCCGCCACGGCCATGACGACGGCGATGATGGCCACCTCGACCCCGACGATCCGCCAGGCGGCCTTGGCCGCGGAGAGTTTGCCCGCCAGCAGCTGCGGGATCGTGGCTTGGCGGTGCATCCAGCCGAGCGCGCCCAGGATCAAGGTCAGGGCCACCTTGACGATGAGCAGCACGCCGTACTCGGTGGTGAGCCCCTCCAGCGTGGTGACGCGCAGGGAGGCGCTCACCACGCCGGAGACGGCCACCAGCAGGATGGACAGGGTGGCGAGGGCCGAGAATCGCTGCAGGACGACGCCGGTGAGCACCGGGGTGGGGCTCCCCCACCCGCGGCCCGGGGCGGGGGCATCGAGCAGCCCGGCGAGGCACGCGAGGACCACCAGCCCGCCGACCCACAGGCAGACGCCACCGAGGTGTAGGAGCATCCCGTTGACCGCGGTCCAGTGATCATCAGCGCCGCCAGCGTGGCCAATGAGGGAGAGCGGAACGATCGCCACCAACGCGAACACGGCGCCGAGCGCGATGCCGGTGGCGGAACGGACACCGAAGGACCAGGCGGCGGTGACCGCCGCGATCACCACCATCCAGGCCCACGCCTGACCCGTGCCAATGTTCAGAACGAAGTCCAGCATGCCGCTGGTGTACGCGGGGGTGCCGGCCAGCGGCAGCCCGGAGACGTCGGAGAACGTCAGGACCAGAACCACGGCCGCCGCGACGGTCCAGACGCACGCCGCGATGGCCGCGATGTTCATCGTTCGCTCGAACGCCGGGTGCGCTCCCCCGGCGTCGGAATCCGTCCGCGTGGGCTTCATGCCGCGCGGCAGGATCGCCGCCGCAAACACCAGCGCGCCGATGGTCGTGGCCATCGCCGTGTGGTGGATGGTGCGCGCCAGCGGCAAGCCCCACCGCGTCAGGGCCCCGGGGTCAGCCAGCTGGCCCGCGACGGCCGCGCCCGAGTAGGCGAGCGCGATGACGAGGGCAAGGAGGCCGAGCCCGGCGGCGGGCAGGGTCAGGCGAAGGGGCTTCACAGGGGTTGGGCCTACTTTTGCTGGTTGCGGACCTTGACGATGACCACGATGACGGCGGCGAGGGCCGCGGCGGCCAGCAGGATAATGATCAGCGGCGTGGCCCACCCGCTCTCCTCCTCGGTGAGGTCGAGCTCGATGGGCCCTGAGCTCTCTGACGCCGTCGCTTCCGGGCTCACCGGTGAGGCTGTGGCCTGCGTGGTGGTCGGCGTCGCCGTCCCGTCCTCGGCGGGAGCGGACGTGGCCGCGGAGGCCTCGTCGTCGGCGCTCGGGCCGGATTCCACGGTGAAGTCGACGGCGCCGTCGTTCTCGACGGTCCCCTCGATTGGGTGACCATCGCTGGAGGTGACGCGCCACGCGAGCGTGTAATCGCCGGCCTGCAGGGGCTGGGCCGGGGTGAGCACCAAGTCGGCCCGCTCGACAGCGAGCTCGACGTCGTACGCCTGAGCGTCGGCATCGGTGAGCTCCACCGCGGAGCCGATGTCCTGGATCTCGCCGCTGAACGTCAGCCGAAGTTCCTCGGGGCTCTCAGCGAGCGTGTCCCCGTCGGCCGGGTCGGTAGAAATGAGCTGATCGTGCGCGTGCGCGGCCGGAGCTAGGGCGACGGCGCCGCACAGCGCGGCGAGAGCGATCAGCGCGGCGGCGAGTGCCGCGGGCAGTACAGAGGGGCGGGCAATTTGCCGCAGGGAAGTCATAGCGTCCTCACTGGTCGGAAGCGTTCACATTCTACGCCACGTAGAAAGGCCCGCCGTTTCGCGTGCTGCGAGACGACGGGCCTTCTGTGCCTCCCGTGTGGGGAAGCGAACAGGCTAGGGAGCCTTACTTGGCGACGGCAGCCTTCAGCTTGGAGCCGGCGGTCAGCTTCACGGAGTGGCCGGCCGGGATCTGGATGGCCTCGCCGGTCTGCGGGTTGCGGCCGGTGCGGGCGGCGCGGTCAGTGCGCTCGACAGCCAGCCAGCCCGGGATGGACACCTTCTCGCCCTTGGAGATCTGCTCAACGAAGACCTCGAAGACGGAGTCCAGCACGCCGTTCACGGCGACCTGGGAGTTGCCGGTCTTCTCGGCAACAGCGGCAACAAGCTCACTACGGTTCATAGCCAATGTATGTCCTCCTGGACTGCTCTTCCCCGGGCAACGGGGCCCGGATGCCCCGCGTTTGCGAGGACTTCTGGGATGAAAACTATCAGCCATGCCCCGCGGACACGCCCAGATCGGCCCGATTTGGGCCGATTTTTTGAGAAATCCGCGAGATTCCAAGCGTATTCGCAGGTTCGCGGCCGGATTCGAGGCCCTCGACCCCGCCCGGCCCGCCGCCGCGTCAGCACGAACGCCACAAATTGCAAACGATTCTCATTTAGTTCTAAGCTGCTTCTATGAATCGACACAGCGCCTCATGGCAGATCCCTTCAAGCACTCGCCGCGCCGCCGCGCACTGGCGCCCGGCCACCGCCGTCGCCCTCACCGCGCTTCTGGCGGGCCTCACCGGATGCGCGGCCTCCAGTGCCTCCTCCAACAACTCTTCCGGCAGCGCGTCGGCCCCGGGTTCCGAGGAGCCCGCGGCTGAGGCCACGGAAGTCACTGCCGACCAGCCCCGCTTCGCGACCACGTACGACGGCGGCGTGCTGATCGTGGACGCCACCACCGGCGAGGTGCTGGTGGACGAGCCGGTGGAGGGCTTCGCCCGCCTGAACGCGGCCGGCGATGGTCGCCACGCGATGCTCAGCGCCGAGGGAGCGTTCCGCGCACTGGACCTCGGCTCGTGGGAACAGGGCCACGGCGACCACTCCCACTACTTCGCCGGGCCCCCTGCGGTGACGGACGTCGTCGTCCCCGCCGAGCAGCCGGGCCACGTCCTGGCCCACTTGGGCCAGACGGCCCTCTTCGACGACGCCACGGGCACCATCACCCTGTTGGACGCCACAGCGCTCGACGCCGACGCGGACCCGGTCATCGAGACCCTCGAGCTGCCGGATGCGCACCACGGGGTGGCCGCAGCCCTGGCGGACGGGTCGATCCTCACGAGCCTCGGCACCGAGGACGGGCGCAACACGGCGGCCGCCTATGCACGCGCTGACGCTGACGGCCATCGGGAGATCGTCGCGCAGAACGAGGACTGCCCGGGCCTGCACGGCGCGGCGATCGCGGCCGAGGAGACGGTGGCGTTCGGTTGCGAGGACGGCATGTTGATTTACCAGGACGGCGCCTTCACGAAGGCCGAGGCCGCGGACACCTACGCCCGGATCGGCAATCAAGCCGAGGACGCCGAGTCGCCGATCGTCCTCGGCGACTACAAGGTGGACCCCGATGCGGAGCAAGAGCGGCCCACACGCGTCAGTCTGGTGGACACCCGCGACGCGTCCATCGATCTCGTGGAACTTGAGGCCAGCTACACCTTCCGCGGCCTCGGCCGCACGGTCGACGGCGGCGGCCTGGTGTTCGGCATGGACGGCACCCTGCGCCAGATCGACGTCGAAACCGGTGAGGTGACCGACTCGCTCGAGCTCATGGGCAGCTGGGAGGAGCCGGAAGATTGGCAGCAGCCCATGCCCACGCTCGCCGTGGACGGGGACCTAGCCTATGTCACGGAGCCGGAGACGGCGCAGGTCCACGTGGTCGATCTGGCCGCGTGGGAACTGGAACGCAGCATCGACCTGCCGCAGACCCCGAATGAGATCACCGGGAGAAGCTAACACCTCGCGAAGCCATCAACGTGCACTGAGGGAGCAGCCGCGGCTGTTCGCTCAGTGCACGTTGACGTGCGCTCTCCGCCTGGCGACCTCCGGATCTACACTGGCCCTACCCGGCAGGATGAGGTGATCGGATGGGTGCGCGCCACGACGATGAACGGCCCCCGCGGCAGGAGACCGACCCGGTGCTTCGCGCCGCCCGGTATCGGGATCAACAGGAGCGGGCGTCGGATGTGGACGTCCCCGATGAGTCCGGGGTGGTGAACCTGGGCGGCGAGCGCCTCGCCGAAATCCGCCCCCGGCTCTCAGCGCATGACGACGTCGGTGCGGTCGCCGCGTCCGCCCTCGAGCAGGCCATGGACCGGGGCGACTTTGACTCCCTCTCTTACGCCGGGCGTCCGCTGCCGGGCAGCACCACCGCGGCGAGCGACACCTTGGACCCCGACTGGTGGGTGAAGTCCCTCATTGAACGCGAGGGCATCCGCGGGCTCGGGCCACCGGCCATCGCCCTGCGCACGGAGGACGCACACTTGGACCAACGACTCGCTGCACTCGGTTCCGCCTGGCAGGTCCGGCAGCTGGTGGAGGACTTTAACGCTCGCGTGGTGGAGGCGCGGCGGCAGTTGCTCGGCGGGCCACCCGTCGTCACGCCCCTGCGCGACGTCGACGCGGAAGTGGAGCGGTGGCAGCTCCACCGGGATGAGCGAGCGGAACGCGCCGCCCGCCAGCGGCGCCGCCGCGAAGTGGCCCGGCAGCGCGCCCGCGCCGCCTCACGCGCCCGATTCTTCAGCCGCTGGATTCCGTGGCGCTGAGGAGCGCGCACGTTAAACGACGAGGGGCCCCACCGTCACGGTGGGGCCCCTCGTGTCTAGTCAGCCGGCAGCGCTAGCTGCGTGGGCTTACCAGGAGGACTTGGTGATGCCCGGCAGCTCGCCCTTGTGGGCCATGTCGCGGAAGCGAACACGGGAGATGCCGAACTTCTGGAACGTACCGCGCGGGCGGCCGTCAATGGCGTCGCGGTTGCGGACGCGCACCGGCGAGGCGTTGCGCGGCAGCTTCTGCAGGCCCAAGCGGGCCTCTTCGCGAGCCTCATCGGTAGCGTTCGGGTCAACGAGCGTCTTCTTCAGCTCGGCACGCTTCGCGGCGTAGCGCTCGACGATGACCTTGCGCTGCTCATTCTTGGCAATCTTGGACTTCTTGGCCATGTCTTAGCGCTCCTCTCGGAATTCGACGTGCTTGCGGATGACCGGGTCGTACTTCTTCAGGACAATGCGGTCCGGATTGTTACGACGGTTCTTGCGGGTCACGTAGGTGAAGCCGGTACCAGCGGTGGACTTCAGCTTGATGATGGGACGTACGTCCTTGTCCTTAGCCACTAGAGCTTCACTCCCTTCGCGATCAGCTCGGCCACCACGGCGTCAATACCGCGGGCGTCGATGGTCTTAATGCCCTTGGCCGACAGCGTCAGCGTGACGTTGCGGCGCAGGGAAGGAACCCAGTAACGCTTCTTCTGGATGTTCGGGTCGAACCGGCGCTTGGTGCGGCGGTGCGAGTGGGAGATGCTGTGCCCGAAGTTCGGGACTGCACCAGTCACCTGGCATACAGCTGCCATGATCACTCCTCAGTAGTAGTAGTAAAACGGCGGTACTCATCAAGCAGGCGCACGCCAGCGAGGTGGCCTGTGCCTGTTATTGCGTTGAATCGTCCCGCCACCAGTTGTGACACCGTTCTTTACTGCTTGAAGGTAACCAGGCTGGGTGAGATCCAACCGAAGCGCCCTGTCTTGCGCGATACACGGTGAATTCGGCGCCCCGGCGAGATCATCTGACGATGTTTCCTTATCTCGCGGGCCGCGTTATTCGGTTTACGGGAAACCACGCCTGTCACGGAGCGGCACGAGGCCGCACCTGAGCGCAGGCATGACTTAACGCCTTACTATCTTAGGCGTCGCCGCTGCCCAGCGCAAAACGGGCCAGCGTACTCTCAGTCACCCTGGTCGTGAAAGATCCAGTGGTCCTCGTCCAGCCCGCGGATGATCTTTTGACCCACTCGAGTCAGGTCAGCAATGTCTGCCTCGTCGAGCTGGTCAAACATCAAGCGGCGCACCGATTCCACGTGCTCCGGCGCTAGCGCTTGGACGGAACGAACGCCATCCGGGGTCAGCGTCGCCATGGTGACGCGAGCGTCCAGCGGCGATTGGCTGCGCGTCAGCCAACCGCGCGCCTCGAGTTTCTTGGCCACGTGGCTCAGCCGAGACAAGGACGCGTTGGTCATCCCCGCCAGCCGAGACATGGTCATCGTCCGATCATCCTGCTCGGAGAGCATGGCCAGGACGTTGTAATCAAAGATGGACAGTTTGGCCTGCTTGTAGAGCTCGGAATCGAGCGTCGCCGGCAACTTCAGCATGACGGCCCACAACGCCAACCATGCTTCCCGTTCGTCAGGGGTCAACCACCGTGGTTCCGTCATGAACGCCATTCTGACATGACTCGCCCACGAAACGACGGTACGTGGGCGTGTTTGACTAGGAACGACGTCGACGCGCGCCGTGGACCGGTCAGCATTCGACGACGTTTACGGCGAGTCCGCCGAGGGCAGTCTCCTTGTACTTGTGGCTCATGTCCTTGCCGGTCTCCCGCATGGTCACGATCACCTCATCGAGGCTCACCCGGTGCTCACCGTCCCCCATCAGCGCCATCTTGGCCGCGTTGATGGCCTTCGCCGCGGCAATCGCGTTGCGCTCAATGCAGGGAACCTGCACGAGCCCGGAGATCGGGTCGCACGTGAGCCCCAGGTTGTGCTCCATGGCAATCTCCGCCGCATTCTCCACCTGCTGCGGGCTGCCGCCGAGAATCTCCGCCAGCCCAGCGGCCGCCATGGACGAGGCGGATCCGACCTCGCCCTGACAGCCCACCTCGGCCCCGGAAATCGAGGCCTGCTCCTTGTACAGGACGCCAATCGCCGCGGCGGTCAAGAAGAATCGCACCACAATATCCTCCTTGACCCGCTGAGCTTCCTCCTCGCCGCGACCGATCGCTTCCTTGATCGCCGCCGAGTAATGCGTCGCGTAGAACATCACGGCCGGAATGATGCCGGCGGCCCCATTGGTGGGGGCGGTCACCACGCGCCCGCCGGAGGCGTTCTCCTCGTTGACGGCCAACGCCACGAGGTTGACCCATTCCTGCCAGAACACCGGTTCCCGGTTGGGGTCCTGTTCCGTCAGGCGTGCATGCCAACCGGGCGCACGGCGCCGCACCGCGAGCCCTCCCGGCAAGGTGCCACTGCGCTCCAAGGCGTGGTCCTTGGACGCTTCCATGACCTCCCACAGGTGCAGAATCCCCGCCCGGACCTCGCTCTCCGGGCGCATCGTCGTCTCGTTGGCCAACATGATGGCGCTCAGGGGTGCGTCCTGTTCGGTGCTGTGCTCCAAGAGCTCTGCGGCCGTCCGGAAGGGGTACGGGACCGCCGCGAGGTCCTGTTCAATCTCCTGAGCGACGGCGTCCTCTGCGCCTTCGCGGACAATGAACCCCCCGCCAAT from Zhihengliuella flava includes the following:
- a CDS encoding L-serine ammonia-lyase; the protein is MALSLFDLFSVGLGPSSSHTVGPMRASADFVARAAEAGVLERLDGLKIDVYGSLAATGRGHGTFSAILLGLEGYAAEEILPEVAEQRQAVHAETGTVDVAAQLEGPTRTVTFGVGDMILHPLTVLERHTNGLRLAALDADGAPLIEETYFSIGGGFIVREGAEDAVAQEIEQDLAAVPYPFRTAAELLEHSTEQDAPLSAIMLANETTMRPESEVRAGILHLWEVMEASKDHALERSGTLPGGLAVRRRAPGWHARLTEQDPNREPVFWQEWVNLVALAVNEENASGGRVVTAPTNGAAGIIPAVMFYATHYSAAIKEAIGRGEEEAQRVKEDIVVRFFLTAAAIGVLYKEQASISGAEVGCQGEVGSASSMAAAGLAEILGGSPQQVENAAEIAMEHNLGLTCDPISGLVQVPCIERNAIAAAKAINAAKMALMGDGEHRVSLDEVIVTMRETGKDMSHKYKETALGGLAVNVVEC